In one Nicotiana sylvestris chromosome 8, ASM39365v2, whole genome shotgun sequence genomic region, the following are encoded:
- the LOC138875050 gene encoding uncharacterized protein codes for MENEELNNQLSPHQVEEQFDEVAPRRDRILREYTRPDHFEGELSVRRPPIATNNFEIRTGLIQTIQQSCQFTGDASEDPHTHLIDFLELVETCRYNGVTTDAIRLLPFPFSLKASGGSIMEKTTAEAMQLLNEILENVVQWPSDRMIIKKTAGVNQIEALNSLAQQIATFTQKVKAFQATDEKVESQHSAIKNLEIQVSQLAILMSGQIQGALPSNTEKNPKEHLKAISLRSGKSLDDPYADREGKPQEVEKMKREKLDKQFSKFLDILKQLYINIPFTNALTQMLSYAKFLKEILSSKRKLEEVSVVKLIEKCSVILQNKLPQKLGDPGSFTIPCTVGGTYFEKALCDSGASINLMLFSIFRKLELGEMKDTSVSLQLADQSTKRPKGIIENILVRVDKFVFPVDFIVLEMEENTEVPLISGRPFLATGREIIDVHQGQLILRVDEERVIFGMQ; via the exons ATGGAAAACGAAGAACTCAATAACCAACTTTCACCACATCAAGTAGAAGAACAGTTTGATGAGGTGGCACCACGACGTGATAGAATACTCCGTGAGTATACAAGACCAGATCATTTTGAAGGCGAATTAAGTGTGAGGAGACCACCAATtgcaacaaacaactttgaaatccGCACAGGCTTAATTCAAACCATTCAACAGTCATGTCAGTTTACTGGTGATGCAAGTGAAGATCCTCACACccatttaattgattttcttgaaTTAGTTGAAACTTGCAGGTATAATGGAGTCACAACAGATGCTATCAGGTTGCTaccttttcctttttcattaaaaG CATCAGGAGGATCAATAATGGAAAAAACCACTGCAGAAGCAATGCAACTACTTAATGAAATTTTAGAAAATGTTGTTCAATGGCCCTCGGATAGAATGATTATCAAGAAAACAGCAGGAGTAAATCAAATTGAGGCTTTGAATTCGTTAGCACAACAAATTGCAACATTTACACAAAAAGTCAAAGCTTTTCAG GCTACTGACGAGAAGGTTGAAAGTCAACACTCAGCTATCAAGAATTTGGAAATTCAGGTAAGCCAATTAGCAATCCTCATGTCTGGACAAATTCAAGGTGCTCTACCAAGCAACACtgagaaaaatccaaaagaaCACCTCAAAGCCATCTCTCTACGATCAGGTAAATCTCTTGATGATCCATATGCAGATAGAGAAGGAAAGCcacaagaagtggaaaag atgaaaagagaaaaacttgacAAACAGTTTTCAAAGTTTCTAGATATTCTGAAGCAACTTTACATTAACATACCTTTCACAAATGCTTTGACGCAAATGCTTTCATATGCTAAATTTCTCAAAGAAATTttgtcaagtaaaagaaaattggAAGAAGTTTCAGTGGTTAAgcttatagaaaaatgtagtgtTATACTTCAAAATAAGCTCCCTCAGAAACTTGGTGATCCCGGAAGTTTTACAATTCCTTGTACCGTGGGAGGTACTTACTTTGAAAAAGCGTTATGTGATTCAGGTGCTTCAATAAATCTAATGCTTTTTTCAATTTTCAGGAAATTAGAACTTGGTGAAATGAAAGATACTAGTGTGTCTCTTCAATTAGCTGATCAAAGTACTAAGAGACCAAAAGGAATTATTGAAAATATCCTTGTCAGAGTTGACAAATTTGTATTTCCAGTAGATTTTATAGTGcttgaaatggaagaaaatactGAGGTACCATTAATTTCAGGTAGACCATTTCTCGCAACAGGGAGAGAAATTATTGATGTTCATCAAGGACAATTAATATTGCGAGTTGATGAGGAAAGAGTGATTTTTGGCATGCAATAA